In the Populus trichocarpa isolate Nisqually-1 chromosome 1, P.trichocarpa_v4.1, whole genome shotgun sequence genome, one interval contains:
- the LOC18094564 gene encoding vesicle-associated protein 1-2, with amino-acid sequence MSTGELLGIEPLELKFPFELKKQISCSLQLSNKTDNYVAFKVKTTNPKKYCVRPNAGIVLPRSTCDVIVTMQAQKEAPPDMQCKDKFLLQSVKANDGVTVKDINAEMFSKEAGHVVEECKLRVLYVSPPQPPSPVLEGSEEGSPPWGSVSDNGNVNGTDLSTGTRAFVEHLEPRDKPLEAGALISKLTDERNNAIQQNNKLRQELELLRCQGNKNRSGASLMFVIIIGLLGLLLGYLMKKT; translated from the exons ATGAGCACGGGAGAGCTCCTTGGCATCGAACCTCTTGAGCTCAAATTCCCTT TTGAATTGAAGAAGCAGATCTCTTGTTCTCTTCAACTGTCTAATAAAACTGATAATTATGTCGCTTTCAAG GTCAAAACAACAAATCCCAAGAAGTACTGTGTCCGACCAAATGCTGGGATTGTGTTGCCTCGCTCCACATGTGATGTTATAG TCACGATGCAAGCACAAAAGGAAGCTCCTCCTGACATGCAATGCAAGGACAAGTTTTTGCTTCAAAGTGTTAAAGCTAATGATGGTGTCACTGTAAAGGATATTAATGCAGAAATG TTCAGTAAGGAGGCAGGGCATGTTGTCGAGGAGTGCAAATTGAGAGTGCTTTATGTTTCTCCCCCTCAACCACCTTCTCCTGTTCTAGAAGGGTCCGAGGAAGGGTCACCCCCCTGGGGTTCTGTGTCAGACAATGGGAATGTTAATGGCACTGATTTATCTACT GGAACAAGGGCATTTGTTGAGCATCTTGAACCTCGAGACAAACCTTTGGAG GCAGGAGCTCTCATTTCAAAGCTGACTGATGAAAGGAATAAtgcaattcaacaaaataacaagCTTCGTCAAGAATTG GAGCTCCTGAGATGCCAAGGCAACAAAAATCGGTCTGGTGCATCATTAATGTTCGTCATCATTATTGGCTTGCTTGGCTTATTGTTGGGGTATCTCATGAAGAAGACGTAA